In one Mucilaginibacter sp. PAMB04168 genomic region, the following are encoded:
- a CDS encoding LruC domain-containing protein, whose translation MKSIFTYALLAGVVAMSSCKKDRNQPEEETTTLAKIAPDGFNFNTTKNVTLNLALKANNDEALGGVVVSVYLPTNTGDPIFKGVTNSSGVLQGVVTVPTSVTKLIIDPAYLGVMRNAQAAISAGNTITVTLGGKDGYTGDVIADAVNSSASATGLSQKVAGFLATEYSYPGSYSASTAFTNTSTFPRSLGRPVYLETTPDVVDASLLSYINASLPEGSKVNDKHPEYLSSNAVSTINVVKTSDVYITFVAEGAGYQSALAYYTYRTGNPPSRSSGGTIVDGIDKITYVFPNASAYGSGGGLKAGDKVKLGNFDAGTSIAFVLLQDAWTGSGVSTSAQKFFSDNGFNPESNSTLRKHSVILYDDVHNLYLTGFEDCNRQSASANVNGYTSDEDFNDLIFYTTSTVTNAISNSGVTVIDKGGDTDGDGVQDEQDAFPTDPTRAYVSYYPSASTYANIAFEDNWPKKGDYDLNDLVVSYRYTFINNASNQVVNLKGEYSVAASGASFHNGFGVQLPVAAAAVSAVTGQQAPSINKASSGVESGQSKAVIVPFDNHENLIRNPDGAYFINVLSTKDKVTSSLATVNITFTSPVAAANLQVSSFNPFLISDMRRGYEIHLPGFAPTDKATNSLFGTDDDASVPGSGKYYISKENWPWAIGYNGTFNHPFELQPINEAYLHFSEWATSGGTSFTDWYSNTATGYRNSAKIYNK comes from the coding sequence TGTAAAAAGGATCGCAACCAACCTGAAGAGGAGACAACAACGCTCGCGAAAATTGCGCCAGACGGGTTTAACTTCAACACAACCAAAAACGTTACGTTGAACCTAGCCCTTAAAGCTAATAACGACGAGGCACTGGGCGGCGTAGTTGTAAGCGTTTATTTGCCTACCAATACCGGCGATCCGATTTTTAAAGGTGTAACTAATAGCAGCGGTGTGCTGCAAGGTGTAGTTACGGTGCCAACATCAGTTACCAAATTGATTATTGACCCGGCTTATCTGGGTGTAATGCGTAACGCACAGGCAGCTATCTCGGCCGGTAATACCATCACCGTTACATTAGGCGGTAAAGACGGCTACACTGGCGATGTGATTGCCGATGCTGTTAACAGTTCTGCTTCTGCAACAGGCTTGAGCCAAAAAGTTGCCGGTTTTTTAGCTACTGAATACAGCTACCCCGGTTCATACAGTGCCTCTACTGCTTTTACTAATACATCAACTTTCCCAAGAAGCTTAGGCCGGCCGGTGTATCTGGAAACTACACCTGATGTAGTTGATGCATCATTGCTGTCTTACATCAATGCCTCATTGCCTGAGGGAAGCAAAGTGAATGATAAGCACCCAGAATACCTTTCATCAAATGCTGTTTCAACCATCAACGTGGTTAAAACATCTGACGTGTACATTACTTTTGTGGCTGAAGGCGCTGGCTATCAAAGCGCTTTAGCCTACTATACTTATAGAACGGGTAACCCGCCTTCGAGAAGCAGTGGCGGAACTATTGTTGATGGTATCGATAAGATTACTTACGTATTTCCTAATGCATCGGCCTATGGTTCGGGCGGTGGCTTAAAAGCCGGCGATAAGGTGAAACTGGGCAACTTTGATGCAGGCACGTCTATTGCCTTTGTATTATTACAAGATGCTTGGACTGGTAGCGGTGTAAGTACCAGTGCGCAAAAGTTCTTTAGCGATAATGGATTTAACCCTGAGAGCAACAGTACTTTGCGTAAGCACTCCGTAATTTTGTACGATGATGTTCATAACCTGTATTTAACTGGCTTTGAAGATTGTAACCGTCAATCAGCAAGCGCTAATGTTAATGGTTATACATCAGACGAGGACTTTAATGACCTGATATTTTATACCACTTCAACAGTAACCAACGCTATATCTAACTCAGGTGTTACTGTAATTGATAAGGGTGGCGACACCGATGGTGATGGTGTGCAGGATGAGCAAGATGCTTTCCCTACTGATCCTACTAGAGCTTATGTGAGCTACTACCCGTCAGCCAGTACTTATGCTAACATTGCTTTTGAAGATAACTGGCCTAAAAAGGGTGATTATGACCTGAACGATTTGGTAGTGAGCTACCGCTACACTTTTATTAATAATGCCAGCAACCAAGTTGTTAACTTAAAAGGTGAGTACAGCGTAGCCGCATCAGGTGCCTCATTCCACAATGGTTTTGGTGTGCAGTTACCGGTTGCAGCAGCTGCAGTAAGCGCAGTTACCGGGCAACAGGCTCCTAGTATTAATAAAGCCAGCAGCGGTGTAGAAAGCGGTCAAAGTAAAGCGGTAATTGTTCCGTTTGACAATCATGAGAATTTGATCAGAAACCCCGACGGTGCTTACTTCATTAATGTGTTATCAACCAAAGATAAAGTAACCAGCAGCCTTGCTACCGTAAACATTACCTTTACTTCTCCGGTTGCTGCTGCCAACCTGCAAGTGTCGTCTTTCAATCCGTTCCTTATCAGCGATATGCGTCGTGGTTATGAGATTCACCTGCCGGGCTTTGCACCTACCGATAAAGCAACTAACAGTTTGTTTGGCACCGACGATGATGCATCTGTACCAGGCAGCGGTAAATACTACATATCGAAAGAAAACTGGCCATGGGCTATTGGCTACAACGGTACGTTCAATCATCCGTTTGAGCTGCAGCCAATTAACGAAGCCTACCTGCATTTCTCAGAATGGGCAACT